In the genome of Dioscorea cayenensis subsp. rotundata cultivar TDr96_F1 chromosome 1, TDr96_F1_v2_PseudoChromosome.rev07_lg8_w22 25.fasta, whole genome shotgun sequence, one region contains:
- the LOC120258554 gene encoding dehydration-responsive element-binding protein 2C-like — MAGEEEEGQKSKQRKCCPLRRSRKGCMKGKGGPENQRCTYRGVRQRTWGKWVAEIREPNRGARLWLGTFNTSFEAAVAYDGAARALYGPCARLNLPESKTQISQPQTLSFSGSCSGSVSSSPVETSTANAAAVACCGGGGGGESEGMSGGGRDWEEFLMKLPKAEDMGLGRV, encoded by the coding sequence atggcaggggaggaagaagaaggcCAGAAAAGCAAGCAGAGGAAATGCTGTCCATTGAGGAGATCAAGGAAGGGGtgcatgaaagggaagggagGGCCGGAGAATCAGCGTTGCACTTACCGAGGTGTCCGGCAGAGGACGTGGGGAAAGTGGGTGGCTGAGATCCGTGAGCCCAACCGTGGTGCAAGACTCTGGCTAGGCACTTTCAACACCTCATTTGAGGCTGCTGTTGCTTATGATGGTGCTGCTCGTGCGCTTTATGGCCCTTGTGCTCGGCTTAACCTTCCTGAGTCAAAGACACAGATCTCACAACCACAGACTTTGTCTTTCTCTGGCTCTTGTTCTGGTTCTGTGTCTAGCTCTCCGGTGGAGACTAGTACTGCTAATGCTGCTGCAGTTGCatgttgtggtggtggtggtggtggggagAGTGAAGGGATGAGTGGAGGAGGGAGGGATTGGGAGGAGTTTCTGATGAAGTTGCCAAAGGCTGAGGATATGGGATTAGGGAGGGTTTAG